Below is a genomic region from Dechloromonas denitrificans.
CCGCGTTCGCGGCTGCTGATCGCCAGCCGGGCGACCGAAGCGACCGAGGCCAGCGCTTCACCGCGAAAACCGAGCGTACCAACCCGTTCAAGGTCATCGAGCGAAACGATTTTCGACGTGGCGTGGCGAGTCAGGGCCAGGGCAAGCTGCTCCTTGGCGATGCCGCAACCGTCATCGGTAATGCGGATCAGCTTGACGCCGCCTTCTTCAAGATGCACCTGGACGGCCTTGCTGCCGGCGTCGAGGCTGTTTTCGAGCAGTTCCTTGAGAACCGAGGCGGGACGTTCTACGACTTCGCCGGCAGCAATCTGGCTGATCAGCAGGTCGGGGAGGCGGGCAATCGTGGGCATGGTGCGATTATACCTTGAGGTAAAATGACGCCTTTATCCGCCTTGGCCTTGCCGCATGGAATTCTTCGCGCAGTTTCTCGACATCGTGCTTCATCTCGACAAGCACCTGGCTTTGCTGGTGCAGCAACATGGCTTGTGGATCTACGGCATTCTTTTCTTCATCATTTTTGCCGAAACCGGATTTGTCGTTTTCCCTTTCCTGCCGGGCGATTCGCTGCTTTTCGTGGCCGGTGCGCTGGCTGCGCTGGGTGAGGGCGGCATGGATATCTTTGTGCTGATCGGCGTGCTTTCGGCGGCAGCCATTCTCGGCAACATGCTGAATTACCAGATCGGCCGTTTTTTTGGCCCCAAGGTCTTTCATTGGGAAAATTCGCGTTTCTTCAACCGCAACGCGCTGATCAAGACGCACGCTTTCTACGAAAAGCATGGCGGCAAGACGCTGGTGCTTTCGCGTTTTCTGCCGCTGTTCCGTACGTTTGCGCCGTTTGTCGCCGGCATTGGTGCAATGTCCTACGCCAAGTTCACGCTGTTCAACCTGATCGGCGCGATTGGCTGGGTGGTTTCGCTGTGTGCCGCCGGTTACTGGCTGGGCAATATTCCCTGGGTTAAAACCAATCTGTCGCTGATCATCGTCGGGATTGTCGTTTCCTCACTGATTCCGATTGGTGTTGGTTATCTGAAAACGCGGGAAGCCTGATGCGCTGGTTCTTCCTCCTTCTCGTTGCGCTTGGCCTGATGGCGTGCACGACGAAATTGGGGAAGGATGGCCGGACGGACACTGCGGTCGACCTCAAATATCTGGCCAAATCGGAAGTCGACCGCATCGCCGATACCAATCGGGCCGAGGTGATGGCCGGGTTGATGCTGATTGCCGACAAGTTGTACCGGCGGAATCCGAAAGAATGGAAAAAAGCCGGTGTGGTCAGCCGGGAGGCGGCGCTGGAACGTTTGCGCATGCGTCACTACCGCAGCCTGCCCGAACTCGGCGGCTTGCGCGAAGGACAGGCAGCGGCGCTGGCTTTCAGTGAAAACTACGGCGGCGACCGGGTTGCCGCGCTGATGCTGGGCTTGTTGACCATGGCTGATGCGGCTTTCGAGCACAAGGAAGAGTTTTATGTGCTGGATAGCCTGAATGAGCTGAAACTGTTCAACTGCGCCCGCAACATGGAAGTT
It encodes:
- a CDS encoding DedA family protein, with amino-acid sequence MEFFAQFLDIVLHLDKHLALLVQQHGLWIYGILFFIIFAETGFVVFPFLPGDSLLFVAGALAALGEGGMDIFVLIGVLSAAAILGNMLNYQIGRFFGPKVFHWENSRFFNRNALIKTHAFYEKHGGKTLVLSRFLPLFRTFAPFVAGIGAMSYAKFTLFNLIGAIGWVVSLCAAGYWLGNIPWVKTNLSLIIVGIVVSSLIPIGVGYLKTREA